Genomic window (Dyadobacter fanqingshengii):
GTAATGATATGGGTTAATTTATATTTTTTGTCAAACATAGCTGCTTAATTAAAAAGTGATGCGTGCGCCAATGTTGTAGGCGCGGGCCAGTGGATATTTACCATAATCAACACCCGGCGTCAGGTTGGAACCGTTGTTATAATCGACCTCAGGGTTGTAGCCAAGATATTTGGTTAATGTAAATGCATTATCTACGCCCACGTAGATCCGGAGATTGCTGATCGCATTTTTGCTAATCTGGGCGATCTGTGGGAAATTATAGGCCAATGTCAGGTTCGTACATCTCAGGAATGAACCATCTTGCAGATAGAATGTCGAGAGCCGCGTGCTGTTGCTTTGCGTGCCTCCACGTGCAGCGCGATAAATTTTGCCGTCTCCCGGCTCAGCTTCGGAGCGGTAACGGTTGAGCACTTTGGAATACTGGTTGCCCGAGCCTTCCATATTGAAAATGTAATAATCCTGACCGTCCAGCACCTGGTTGCCGTAAATGCCGTTGAATGACGAGCTGAAATCGAAATTTTTGTAGCTGGCCGAAATGGCAAATCCGTACGTGAATTTGGGGTGCGGTGTGCCGATCACTTGTTTATCAGTATCATTCACAACACCATCACCATTGATATCCTCAAAATAAAGATCACCAGGACGGAGCGGGTTCGTGGAAGCGGTTGAACGCGCAGGGCCTTTTAACACATAACCGGCCGGGAATTTCTGCGTGGATGCATTATAAGCAACATTATCCGCCGCCAGGTTTTCCATATCCGATTCACGAACCATGCCTTTTACCTTGAATCCATAAAACATACCAATCGGCTGTCCCTGCTGGGTAATGTGCGTAATGTATGAACGCTCCGCACCCGTCGACAGGATCGTGTTGGCACCACCCATATCCAGGACTTTGTTACGGTTTACCGAAAAATTACCACTGATGTTCAGGTTGAAATCGCGTTTCGAAATAACGCGTGCATCTGCCTGGATATCGAATCCGGTATTCTGCACTTTCGAATTTTTCAGGTTTGTCAAAATTGTTGAGGAGCCCGAAATCGCTGAAAGCGGCTGGTTAAAGAGCAAATTGTAAGAACGGCTCAGATAATAGTTGGCAATGATGGAAAGCCTGTCTTCAAACAATCCCAGGTCCAGCCCAACATTATATTGCGAAGTAGACTCCCAACCCAGATTTTGATCCTTAATCCCTTCGGCCCACAATGCGGTATTAACCGATCCGTTCCCGAAAACCACACCCCCAGGGGCAGCCATCGTTTGCAAAAAATTATAATTACCAATATTATTATTCCCGCTCAATCCCCAGCTCGCGCGCAATTTCATTGTAGAAGCTTTGCCCAGGAGGTCATTGTAAAACGGTTCATTTGAAATATTCCAGCCTGCCGAAACGGACGGGAAGCTTCCCCAGCGATTATTTGGGCCGAAACGCGATGATCCATCCGTCCGGAAAGATGCGGTCAGGTAATATTTGTTATCAAAATTGTAAACCGCACGCGCCAGATAGGAGAGCAGCGTCCAGTTGGTTTTGCCGGTTCCGTCGCCTTCCGGATTGCCCGAGTTGAGTCCGAAATAAATGGCATCTGCGCCTTTTCCGGTGATTTCCTCGATCCGGTCATTTTGGAATCCGCGCGCGGTAACCGAGATCACATCACGGTTGTTTTGCTGTGCTGTATAACCTACCAACCCGTCGAAATTGTGCTTGCCCCAGGTCTTTTTATAATTAAGGGTAAATTCAGCAAGCTTGTCCATGAAGCTCACCGTCCGTGCCACCGAATTCGCCGCCGCAATGGCCTGCGGTGATCCTGGCGGGTTAGCGCCGCTGCTCAGGCTGGTTGGCAAGTAGTATTCGTACTTCTCATTATAAGTCTGCAAACCAAGGTTTACTTTGAAATTCAGGTCTTTTATGATCTCAAATGTCGCAAAACCATTGTAAGTCCCGCGCTGGCCAGCTCTGTTGATGTGCGTTTCTGTGGCTAATGCCACGGGATTTTCAATGGATTGTAAACCAAAACCCGCGCTCGCCGCAGCCGCTTCGTTCTTAGCAAGCGAGCCATCTTCGTTATAAGCTTTAAAAATCGGCATATAAACCAGAGCTCCCAGAATCGGGCCCTGGTTAAAACGGCCTTCCTGCACCTCGCGGTTCGTATTATACGTGTAAGCCAGATTTGCACCGACTTTCAGCTTCTTGTTCACATCTGCATCAATGTTCGCCCGGAAGTTGGTGCGTTCCTGCTTCGTGCTCAGGATGATGCCTTGCTGGGTAAGATGCCCTCCGCTAATGGCGTAGCGAAGGCCTTTTTGACCGCCGCTGAAACTGATGTTATGACGGCTTACAGGCGCATTGCGGTAAAGCTCATCTTGCCAGTCGGTGTTATATTTAGGCGTGATCAGCCGCTGGCTGGCAAAATCATAAATCTCATTCGGGATACTCACTGACCCGGCGCTGCCGCCCAGGTTTTTAATCCGGGTTGCGTTGTCGTCCGAAAACATGGCATCGTTCCATGGCTTGCCACCGCTCACCATCAGGTCGCGGTAAGTGTTATTACGGCCATCGATCAGCAATTGGGCAAACTCTGATGAATTGAGCATATCCACCTTTTTAGCCAGCTGATGCACCCCGAACTGGTAGTCGTATTCCAGTTTTCCTTTTCCTTCCTTACCGCGTTTGGTAGTAATCAAAACCACACCGCCAGCTGCGCGCGATCCGTAGATGGCTGCGGATGCGGCGTCTTTCAAAATATCAATCGATTCAATGTCATTTGGATTGATAAAAACATCATTACCAGCGGGATAACCATCAATCACATAAAGTGGATCAGAGCTGGCATTGATGGAGCCAACGCCCCGAACCCGGATCTTCGTGCCAACATAGGGGGCGCCGCTAACCTGTGAAATTTGTACACCTGCCACTTTTCCAACCAGGGCCTGTCCCACAGTCGGCGTTGTCAGGTTCAATTCCTTTGCTTTTACGCTCGAAACCGCGCCTGTCAGATCACTTTTCCGGAGTGTCTGATAACCCACAGCCACCACCTCGTCCAGCATCATGGCATCCTGCTTCAACTGGATATTCAACGGCTTTTCGTCCGAAATCACCACCTCATGCGCAAGGAAACCGACAAATGAAAACACTAGCGTAGAACCCACGGCAGCCTCGATAACGAACTCCCCGTTCACATCTGTCACAGCGCCATGACTGTTGTTCCCTTTTTCAATGACCGTAACACCCAGCAACGGATCTCCGTTGTCGTCAAGCACACGGCCCGTCACCCGGATTTTCGGTGCCTGCGTCCCGGCGTCAATGTTAGATTCATGGTGCATTGGCGTGGCCGCCCTTGTGGGGCTAAACGCACTGAAAACCAAAGAACCAGCAATCACCACAGGAACAATGGGTAAAAGTAGTTTTTTCATAAAATGATTATAAATTTAATTTTTACAAGATGGGCGCTTTGACTTCTCACGATTTAAACACAAAAAAACGCCCATTAAGGGCGCAAAATTAGTTTCGCAGTGTTACGTCACTACGCGATAAGTGTTAAGATAATGTGAATTTTACAAGAAGGGATTTTAAAATCTGGTCCATTGGCAAAGAGCGCAATGCTGATGGACAACGCGTTATTACCCTCAGGTTATGGATTTGTTATGAAAGAGTGTAGTTGTAAGCCACGGATGAGTGCAGGTTGACCGTGAGTGAGGCAACTGTTTATCGGTTCAGGCTGATTGTAGAAAAATTTATCGATTTCACGGAGCATATAAATAGGTGTCTAGTTTCAATTGGATAAGGTTACAGTGTTAGAGGTAAGTTAATGCTCTAAAATTACGTGACACTATTGCTATAACACACTACAATTTACCAATGGATCGCCACATTGCCAGCTCTGTGGAATATCTGTCGTTAATGACCTCGCATTTGTCAGCAATCCGCATCATTGGCCTGTCTTTCAGGTTATAAGCTGGCCACGCGGGCACATCCTTAGCCGCAGGTTTGCCTGTTCTGGCGAATGTTGTCCAAAGTTCGGCAAAATGGTGAGAAGCAACGAAGCGTTCGGGCCGGTTGCCGCCGAAGAAACTTTCCTTGGGTGCAGAGCCGTCCCTGGGCGGGATCTCATTGTTGAATTTAAAAGAAATATCCATTGCATGCGGCGTGCCCATGGCATAGTCTGTTCCCGGAATTTTTTTCTCGGATTTATAGCCAAAATTGTAAAGATAAACCGGCGCGCCGTTCTGTTTCGTCTTCTTTTCTGCAATGTCGATAGAGCCCAGGCCCATCATGGTAATGGAGGAAATGGCCACGAAAATGTCTGGCGCGGTTGCATCAGGGCTGGCTTTCCGGTAGGCTTCGATCACCGTTTGTGTGTCTTGCCCATATTGCGGTTCAAGCTTCTTTTGCAAACCGTCAAAATCCATTTTAAATGATTCGGTATCTTTGCGTTCCCACGCAAAGAAGGTGTATTCATCTTCATTCCAGCCAACCAAAAGAGGCTTATCCTTTGAAATCGCAGGAGCACCCGGATCAAACGGATGAGTAGGCAGCACGATCCCGTCAACAACCGGCCCAAATCCACCCAACCGGCCCTGCATTGTGCCTCTTTTGCTGTTTCTTTCCTGAAATGGCGGGACAAAAGGCAGTTTGGCTTGCATCGCCAGTAAGTCGGCGGTTGGCACTTCCAGTAATTTTTTCCAGTTGTTGCGAGAAATGTTTAGTTCTTTCAAAAGCATTGCTGTCGTTTTTGCGGCGGTTTCTTTGGACAGCATCCGCACGCCAGGCCCACTTTCAATGGATGCTTTGTTGAAGTAAGGAGCAGCTTCCGGCATGGCGTACAGGCAGGAAGTTTTAGCGCCGCCACCGGACTCGCCAAATATCATGACATTGTTGGGATCGCCGCCGAATTGAGCAATATTTTCATGCACCCATTTCAACCCGGCTGCAATGTCCAGAACCCCCATGTTCCGAGACCCGGCATATTGCTCACCTCCAAGTTCATCCAGATACAAAAATCCCAGCAAACCCAGGCGGTGATTGGTTTGCACAACAACGACATCAAAGTTGCGCGCCAGATTACCGCCGTCCTGCCCGGCTGAGGCACCCGAGCCAATCACAAAACCACCGCCGTGACTGTAAAACATGACCGGACGCTTTTTGTTATCATTGGCCGGCGTCCACACGTTCAAAAAAAGGCAGTCCTCGGAAGGCGTAGGCTCATTCCGGCGAGGCGATTGAATGGCAGGCGCACCAAATTCAAGCGCATCCCGAACGCCGGTCCATTTTGCCAGTGGCGCCGGACGACGGAATCGTCTGTCACCAGAAACTTTACCGCCATACGGAATGCCCTTGAATACATTGACTCCATCATTTCGGGCGCCTTTTATTTTTCCGAGGGTTGTTTCAGTTTCAACAAATTCTTCCCCTCTGCCGGATTGCAGAAAGCCAAATTGCGGGATGGAAATGGCAACGGTTGCCAGCGATATTTTGGATAAGAATTCTCTT
Coding sequences:
- a CDS encoding SusC/RagA family TonB-linked outer membrane protein, yielding MKKLLLPIVPVVIAGSLVFSAFSPTRAATPMHHESNIDAGTQAPKIRVTGRVLDDNGDPLLGVTVIEKGNNSHGAVTDVNGEFVIEAAVGSTLVFSFVGFLAHEVVISDEKPLNIQLKQDAMMLDEVVAVGYQTLRKSDLTGAVSSVKAKELNLTTPTVGQALVGKVAGVQISQVSGAPYVGTKIRVRGVGSINASSDPLYVIDGYPAGNDVFINPNDIESIDILKDAASAAIYGSRAAGGVVLITTKRGKEGKGKLEYDYQFGVHQLAKKVDMLNSSEFAQLLIDGRNNTYRDLMVSGGKPWNDAMFSDDNATRIKNLGGSAGSVSIPNEIYDFASQRLITPKYNTDWQDELYRNAPVSRHNISFSGGQKGLRYAISGGHLTQQGIILSTKQERTNFRANIDADVNKKLKVGANLAYTYNTNREVQEGRFNQGPILGALVYMPIFKAYNEDGSLAKNEAAAASAGFGLQSIENPVALATETHINRAGQRGTYNGFATFEIIKDLNFKVNLGLQTYNEKYEYYLPTSLSSGANPPGSPQAIAAANSVARTVSFMDKLAEFTLNYKKTWGKHNFDGLVGYTAQQNNRDVISVTARGFQNDRIEEITGKGADAIYFGLNSGNPEGDGTGKTNWTLLSYLARAVYNFDNKYYLTASFRTDGSSRFGPNNRWGSFPSVSAGWNISNEPFYNDLLGKASTMKLRASWGLSGNNNIGNYNFLQTMAAPGGVVFGNGSVNTALWAEGIKDQNLGWESTSQYNVGLDLGLFEDRLSIIANYYLSRSYNLLFNQPLSAISGSSTILTNLKNSKVQNTGFDIQADARVISKRDFNLNISGNFSVNRNKVLDMGGANTILSTGAERSYITHITQQGQPIGMFYGFKVKGMVRESDMENLAADNVAYNASTQKFPAGYVLKGPARSTASTNPLRPGDLYFEDINGDGVVNDTDKQVIGTPHPKFTYGFAISASYKNFDFSSSFNGIYGNQVLDGQDYYIFNMEGSGNQYSKVLNRYRSEAEPGDGKIYRAARGGTQSNSTRLSTFYLQDGSFLRCTNLTLAYNFPQIAQISKNAISNLRIYVGVDNAFTLTKYLGYNPEVDYNNGSNLTPGVDYGKYPLARAYNIGARITF
- a CDS encoding carboxylesterase/lipase family protein, which gives rise to MAPIYRREFLSKISLATVAISIPQFGFLQSGRGEEFVETETTLGKIKGARNDGVNVFKGIPYGGKVSGDRRFRRPAPLAKWTGVRDALEFGAPAIQSPRRNEPTPSEDCLFLNVWTPANDNKKRPVMFYSHGGGFVIGSGASAGQDGGNLARNFDVVVVQTNHRLGLLGFLYLDELGGEQYAGSRNMGVLDIAAGLKWVHENIAQFGGDPNNVMIFGESGGGAKTSCLYAMPEAAPYFNKASIESGPGVRMLSKETAAKTTAMLLKELNISRNNWKKLLEVPTADLLAMQAKLPFVPPFQERNSKRGTMQGRLGGFGPVVDGIVLPTHPFDPGAPAISKDKPLLVGWNEDEYTFFAWERKDTESFKMDFDGLQKKLEPQYGQDTQTVIEAYRKASPDATAPDIFVAISSITMMGLGSIDIAEKKTKQNGAPVYLYNFGYKSEKKIPGTDYAMGTPHAMDISFKFNNEIPPRDGSAPKESFFGGNRPERFVASHHFAELWTTFARTGKPAAKDVPAWPAYNLKDRPMMRIADKCEVINDRYSTELAMWRSIGKL